The genomic region AGGTCGTCGCCGACCGGTCCACGGGCAACACCTTCTACTCGCTGTCCAACGGCACGCTCTACGCCAGCACCGACGGCGGCGCGAGCTTCGGCGCCCGCGCCGGCAACCTGCCCACCGGCAAGCTCAGCGCCGTCCCCGGCGTCCCGAACGACCTGTGGATCGCCAGCGGCAAGGGCCTGCTGCACTCCACCGACGGCGGCCGCTCCTTCACCACCCTCGGGTCGGTGGAGTCCGCCAACGGCGTCGGCTTCGGCAAGGCCGCACCGGGCGCGTCGTACCAGACCCTGTACCTGATCGGCCACGTGAAGGGCGTCGCCGGCGTCTTCCGCTCCACCGACCAGGGCGCCAGCTGGGTCCGCATCAACGACGACGCCCACCAGTGGGGCAACTTCGCCAGCAAGCCCATCATCACCGGTGACCCCGACACCTACGGCCGGGTGTACATCGGCACCAACGGACGCGGCCTCCAGTACGGCGACCCTTCCTGACCCGACCCCCGAGCGGGGCCGCAGCCACACCGGCCCGCGGCCCCGCCCCCGGCTCCTCCCGAAGGGACACCCCTCAGGCGCATACGCCACCACACCGTCCCTGCCTCAACCGCTGAGCGCCTGCTGCATCTGCGGCTCCGGCTCGGCCGACTCGGTGTCGGGCGTCTCCTGGGGCCGGGCGTGCTTCGGGAGCAGGAAGATGGCGAGGAACACCACGGCGAGCATCGCGATCTCCACGCCGAGGGTGAACTGCTCGGCCCGGACGAAGGTGCTGGTCTTGATCCGCTCGAAGAAGACCGTGCCGAGGATCGCGGTGCCCAGGGCTGCGCCGAGCTGCTGGACGGAGGTGAGGGTGCCGGAGGCCGAGCCGGTCTCGTGCGGCTCGACCGAGGCGAGCACGGTGTCGAAGAAGGGCGCCATCACGAAGCCCATGCCGAGTCCGGTCACCGCGAGGGCCGGAGCCAGCTGCCACGGCGTCACGTCGGCGCCGGCGAGCTGCAGCGTCAGGATGACGCCCCCGACGCCCAGCAGCATCACGAGCAGCCCGCCGTGCATGACCTTGCGCCCGAACCTCAGCACGGCCTGCGCGGCGATGAACGCCACGACCATGCCGATCGAGGAGGGGATTCCGGCCAGACCGGCCTTGAACGGCGAGTAGTGCAGGCCGATCTGGGTGTAGAGGCTGAAGGTCAGCCAGAAGCCGGTCATGGCGGAGAAGAAGACCAGGCCGAGCGCCATTCCTCCGCTGAAGCCCCGCTTGCGGAACAGGCTGGGCTCGACCAGCGGGTCACCGCCGCGCGCGCTCTTGCGTGCCTCGAACCAGGCGAAGCAGGTGAAGACCGCCACCGACAGCGCGATCAGCACGAACGCCCAAGCCGGCCAGCCGTGTTCACGGCCCTGGACGAGCGGGAAGACGATCAGCGCCGATCCGACCGCGGCGAGGATCGCGCCGACCAGGTCGAGCCGGACCGCGCGGGTGCTCCTCCACTCGGGCAGGAAGGCGATGCCGCCGGCGATGGCGAAGAGGCCGAGCGGGATGTTGATCAGGAAGATCATCCGCCAGCCGGAGCCCCACAGGTCGGCGTCGACCAGCCAGCCGGCCAGGATCGGACCGCCCACCGTGGACAAGCCCATCACCGGTCCGAACATGCCGAAGGCGGCCGCCTGCTCCTTCTCGGAGAACATCTCCTTCAGCATGCCCAGGCCCTGCGGCAGCATGACCGCGCCCAGCAGCCCTTGGACCACCCGGGCGGCGATCAACTGGCCCGGCGTCTGGGCCAGGCCGCAGGCGACCGAGCCGAGGGTGAAGCCGACCGCGCCGATCAGGTACATGCGCTTGCGGCCGAAGATGTCACCGAGGCGACCGCCGGTGATCAGGCCGATCGCCATGGCGAGGGTGTAGGCGGCGCCGAGCCACTGGATCAGGCTCTCGCCGCCGCCGATGTCGGCGCGGATCGACGGTCCGGCGATGTTGGTGACCAGGGAGTCGAGGAGGTCCATGACCTCCGCGGCGAGGATCACGAAGAGCGCGACCCAACGCCATCTGTAGAGGGTGTCGGCCATCTGGGGCTCCGATCAGGAACAGCGTTTACGTTGACGAACACTGTTCTACAGACGATCGGCGTTCCAGTCAAGACAGCGTTCGCCTGATGGAACAGCGTTCGTCAGAGGTACCATGTTCGCCACAAGACAGCACGAAAGCAGGTGGCCGATGTCCTCCGCGATGCCCGAGATCCCGTGGCACAAGGCACGAAAGACCGAGGCTCGGCAGCCCTTGAGCCAGGAGGCCATCATCGACGCGGGGATCCGCATCCTCGACGCCGAGGGCCTGGTCGGCGTCACGATGCGGCGGGTCGCCCAGGAGCTCGGCACCGGACCGGCCTCGCTCTACGCGCACGTCTCCAACAAGGACGAGCTGTGCGACCTCATGCTGGAGCGGATCGCCGGCGAGATCCGACTGCCCGAGCAGCCCGACCCGGCTCGCTGGAAGGAGCAGGTCAAGCAGATCTGCCTGGAGGCGCAGCAGGTCTACTCCCGCCACCGCGACATCACCGTGGTGTCCCTGGGCAGCATCCCGGTGGGTGCGAACCAGCTGCGGATCACCGAGTTCCTGTTCGGCCTGATGCTGCAGGCCGGCATTCCGGACCAGGTCGCGGCCTGGGCGCTGGACGGCCTCGGCCAGCTGATCGACTCCGATGCCTACGAAGGCGCGCTCTACAGCAGCAGGTTCACCCCGGGCACCGACGTGGACGCCTACTTCCAGCAGATCAAGGACTACTTCTCCCGGCTGCCCAAGGACCGCTACCCGCTGCTCAGCAGCATGGCCGACACCATGGTCGACGGTGGTGGGGACGAGCGTTTCGCGTTCAAGCTGGATGTCTTCCTGCGCGGGCTGGAGTCGTACATCGACAAGCCCGCCGGCTGAACGCACGCGACCCCGAACACACGAGCACCTGGGCGGGCCGGTTGGCCCACCCAGGTGCTCGGTGTGAAGGGAGTGTCAGACGGTCGTCAGGGGACGATCGGGTGCGAGATCTGGCAGCCGCCCGCGCCGCCGTTGTAGTCGTTCGACCAGGTGCCCTGCATGGCGAAGGAGCCGGTCGCCATGGCCACGTTCTGCGCGCCGCCGACGCCGCCGGTGCCCTTCCAGGCGCACTTGTCGGCGTTCTCCTGGCCGCTCGAGTCGGTCCAGCCGCCGGCCGGGTTCTGGTCGGTGATGGTCTCCGAGTACTCGTGGCCGTACACCATGGTCACGCCGTCCAGCAGGCCCGCGTTGCCGGTGTTGACGTAGTTCTGGCCGCAGGAGGTGCCCATGTCGGTGACGTACGGGTCGTTGGTGAACGCGACGTCGCCGTAGGGGGACGCGGCCGCGCCGCCGGACAGCGTGGTGTCGCCGTTCCAGTCGTGCCAGGCGCAGAACTGGCCGGTGGAGGTGTTGAAGCCGTCCGGGTGGGTGCCGGTCGGGGACAGCACGACGTACTGGGCGTTGCGGTTCGAGGCGGCCGTGGTGTTGCCGAAGTGCCCGGCGGCCTTCACCGCCTCGGTGGCCAGCTGGTTGCCGGTGGCCTGGTTCGGCGCGGCGGCCGACTCGTCGACCCAGATGCCGGCCAGCGCGCCACCGGTCGGGTAGCCGACGTGGGCGGCGGTCGAGGGGCAGCTGGTCGAGCCGGTGGCGACACCCTCGCAGTACTGGGTCATGACGCCGGACCAGGTCTCACCGTTGGTCCCCAGGCCCTTGAACAGCTGCTGCGCCCGGACGGCTATGCCCATCGGGTCGCCGGACAGGGTGGTGTAGCCGTTGGCGTCGGTGCCCTGGGTACCCCACTGGGAGCCCAAGAAGACCAGGTAGACCTTGGGGGCGCCGGTGGTCACGCCGATGCCGTCGACGCTGCCGCCGAACTTCAGGTTGGAGGTCCGCTTGCCCGCGGCGGCGGCCGCGCCCTTCGCGGCGACGACGCCGTGCCGGTAGGGGTGGCTGGGGCCGGCGAGCTCGTTGCCCGGCTGGTTCGCCTGGGCCGGGGAGGCGGCGAAGCCCGCGCCGGCGATCATCAGCGAGGTGAGTCCGGTAAGGACCTTGATCCTCGCCTGACGGTTGTTGGGGGAAGTGCCCATCGTGAGGGAGCCTCTCTCCTGCCGACCGCCCGCTGTGGGGGGAGCGGCGGCAGTGCATGGGGAACGAAGGGGCGCCGACGAACTGATGGACCGTCACAGGGAGTTGGGACGGCCCGCCGTCTGACAGCCGGTAGCAAACCAGAGCCGCTAAATGGGCGTCAACAAGGTGGGCGGAAAAAGAAGAAATCGCCAATGAACAGCAAAGGGCCAATAAACTGTAAGCGGGAGCGGCTGAACAGTTTTCGGCGCCGAATCCGCAATGAATTCATTGCGCCCGGGCGGCCGCCGGGGAGGCGTAGGCGGTGGCGAGGCGGAGCAGCCGGTCGGTCTCGGTGGCGAAGTCGAGCTCCTCGAAGGAGGTGCCCGGGGCGGCGGTCACCGGGTGGGCGGGGGTGTGGCCGGCCAGTCGGCGGGCGCAGGCCAGGCGCAGCCAACGGGCCTCGCTGAGGGCGTCGTCGGCGTCGACGTGGGGGCCTTCGGCGTGGCTGGCGTCGGCGTACGGGGCGAGCACCAGGGCGGCGTCCCGGATCTCGATCACCAGGCGGTGCAGCCGGACCCGGGGGCCGCGGCCGAGCCGGGCGGTGAGGACGACCTCGGGCACGGCGGTGGTGAGCGCGGACCAGAGCGGGGCCAGCCGGCGGGCGGTGCGCCAGTCGCGCAGGCCGCGCGCGGCGACGCCGATGGTCGGGATCAGGCTGCCCAGCAGGACCAGCGCGATGGCGCTCCACTCGATGGCGTACAGCACGCCCGCGGCCAGGAACATCGGCCGGTCCGCCAGGTTCAGCAGGATCTGGCAGACCCTCAGCACGGAGTAGCCGAAGCCGGCACCGGTGCCCAGCGCCAGCACCCACAGGCCACAGCGCAGCGAGCGGGTGGCGGCCCGGCGGGCGTAGGTGGTGAAGAGCCAGCTGCCGACGGCCATCGAGGCGCCCAGGTAGCCGGCCACGATCAGCGCGTAGCAGGCGGCGGCGACCGAGCCCGGGTAGGCCTGGTAGAAGTCGACCACCTCGGTGGGCTGGTCCAGCAGGCTGAAGCTGACGATCAGCGCGGCCCAGGCGGTGAGGAGCACCACCCGGTGCGGGCGGCGCAGCCGGTCGGCCAGGTCGGGGCGGGCGGTCTCGGCGGCGAAGGTCAGCGTGGCCTTGCAGGCGACCAGGCCGATCAGGTGCTTGATCAGCACCACCAGGTTGTGCACCCCGCTGGTGGCGTCCACCCATCTGGTGACGGCGGGCAGGCCGAGGGTGACCAGCACGGTCACCCCGGCGAACGCCGTCCACAGCGCGCGGGTGCGCGGCGCCCGCACGGCGGTGGGCAGCCGCCAGACGGTCACCAGCCAGAGCAGCGCCAGCACCGCCAGCTTGGCGGGCGACAGCGGCGGCGGGCCGGCGGCCTCGGCCAGCAGCCGGGTCGCGGTCATCGTCGGGCTCATGTCCGCCGCACCGGGTGTCCGAAGGCGTCGTCCAGCCGGGCCAGCACCTGGGCGGACTGCGGCGAGTCGGTCCCGGCGCCGGCCCGGGTGGCGCGTTCCAGCAGCAGGGTGGCCAGCGATTCGGCGTCCGACTCCTGGCGGCTGCTGTAGCCGTCGCGGGCCAGCAGGGCGAGCACCCGGTCGGTGGCCAGGCCGAGTTCCCGGTCGGCCTCGGCCCGCTCGGCCCGGGCCAGCAGCTCGGCCCGCTCGGCGGGGGTGGTCGTCTCGGGCGCCACGTGCTCGAGCAGCATGTGCGAGATCTCGTGCAGCACGATCTGGGTCTTCAGGATCGGGGCGACACCGGCCTCGTAGAAGACCAGGTCGACCTCGTCCAGGCCGATCCACAGGCCGCACGGCAGATCCTGGCCGGCGGCGTTCTCCAGCGGGACCAGGCGCAGCGGACGGCCGCGGCGGCGGGCGATGCCGGCGCAGAACTCCTCCAGCTGGAACGGCTGGGGCACCTCGATCCGGTCCACCAGGGCGGCAAAGCCGGAGCGGGGCCGCCTGCGCCATCTCATGGCCGCCCTGCCTTCTCCATCACTGCCACCGGAACCAGTGCTACCGAACGTGTCGTCATCGAACGGATCGAGGCAGAAGCATAAGCGCTCGGTCGAGCCCTGGTCACGTGTGGTTGCGCTCGGTTAGGTGCAGGTGCGGTGGATGCCGGAGTCCTCCGCATCCGGTCCTGTTCACCTCACCGACGGTGACCGCTGCGCCCCACGTCCGGCAGGCCCTCGACGGCCCTGACCTGGTCGACGATGGCCCGCAGCCCCTTGAGCGCGCGGGGTGAGAGGCCGGCCAGCCGGAAGGCCACGGCCCGCACGTTGCTGTCGGCGAGCACGTCGGCGAGCTCGGCGCGGTCCCGGTCGGCCGGCTCGGGCCGGGAGTCGGCCCGCTCGGCCTTGAGCTCGCGGACCCGGGCGTCCACCCGCTCGGCCACCTCGTCGTCCAGGAAGTAGCCGGTCGGCACGCCGAAGAAGGCGGCGATGGCCTCCAGGGTCCGCACCGTCGGGTTGGTCTTGGTACCGGTGCGGATCTGCTGCAGGGTGCCGTGCGAGACGGTGGGGCCGTCCGGGCCGGCCTGCTCGCGGATCGCCTGGGCCACCTCGTGGTAGCTGAACGGGCCGCGGCCGGCGGGGTGGATCTCCCGGAACAGGTGGTCCAGCCGGTCGGCGATGGAACGGCGCGCGGCCTGTTCACGCTTCGACATCGCCACTCCCTAGTCCGCCCCAGCCTGCCGTTCCCAGTATCCACTGAAGTAGACGCACAAAACGACCGGTTCGTGATGTTCCCCTAGGGGATATCACGGTTGACAGCCCAGGGAGGGTTCAGCGTATGTTCAGCTTCGCGGCCGTCCAACAAAATAGACGGCGGCTCGACGGCGCACGGTCACACGGGGGTTGACCGCGCGCCGTCATCTTTTTCGATGGCGACAGCTTCGGTGCATGGCAGCAGCTGTCGCAATCCGCACCTGCGAGGATGGACGGGTGACCCAGGCTGCCCCGCGCCCCCGACTCATCGCCACCGACCTCGACGGCACCCTGCTGTGCCATGGCGGCACCGTCTCGGCCCGCACCGCCGCCGCACTGGCCGCCGCCGAGCAGGCCGGACTCCAGGTGGTCTTCGTCACCGGCCGCCCGCCGCGCTGGATGCAGCTGCTGCGCGAGCACATCGGCGGCCACGGCGTGGCGATCTGCTCCAACGGCGGCGCCGTCTACGACGTGCGTCGCGAGCTGCTGCTGGAGAGCTTCCCGCTGACCCCCGAGACCGCGCGCACGGTGGTCGAGCTGCTGCGCGAGCGACTGCCCGGGACGGCCTTCGCCTTCGAGTACCCCGGCGGCTTCTCCCGGGAGCCGCACTACGAGGTGCAGATGTGGGGCGACGCGGAGCCGCACACCGTCGCGCCCGCCGAGGAGCTGCTCGCCGACGGGCGGCCGACGGCCGGGGACGGCGCCGGCGGGAACGGCGGCGCCGGGGATGGAGCCACCGCCAGCTACAAGATCCTCGCCAAGCACCCCGCGCTGGACCCGGACACCTTCCTGGCCACCGCCCGGGCGATCGTCGGCCCGCTGGCCGAGATCACCCGGTCCAGCCCGATCGCGCTGCTGGAGATCAGCGCCCCCGGCGTCACCAAGGCCAGCACGCTGGCCCGCTGGTGCGCCGAGCAGGGCATCGACCGCACCGAGGTGGTCGCCTTCGGCGACATGCCCAACGACCTGGAGATGCTCGCCTGGGCCGGCGACTCCTACGCGGTCGCCAACGCGCACCCCGAGGTGCTGGCGGCCGTCGCCCGACACACCGTCAGCAACCAGGAGGACGGCGTCGCCCTGGTGATCGAGCAGATCGTCAGTTCGCTCAGCCGAACCGCCCGTTGACCTAGGGCCTGTCCGGGAGCGGCAGTTGGCGTTCCAGCAGGGCGACGAACCGCCGGAAGGCGTTCTGGCAGGTCGCGTAGCGCTCGTAGGCTCGACTGCTGCGGGCCTCGGGCAGGCCGCGCGGCCCCGGGACCACCCAGATCCAGCCGATCCCCGCCCGGACGTGGGTGATCCGGGCGGTCAGTCCGGCGGCCTCGTCGCGCAGCACGGCAACGGCCCGGTGTGCCTCGTCCGAGCTCTCGAAGACCGGCGCGGAAACGGCGACGATCCGGCCGTTGGGCGCCTTCAACTGCCACTGGTACCGGCCGTTCGTCGCCCGCTCGATCTGGAAACCGCCCCGGCGGGCCGACGCCCCCGAGCGCCCCCCATCACCCTGGCCCACGCGGCCCACCCACCCCAGTCACCAACCCACGGCCCCCTCAGGCGAACCGTATGTGTGCGGAGCTGGACACAGATAGGGCCGACGACCATTCGGCAGGTCTATTGGCCGGGAAGTTCTCCCCCGTTAATCTTGCGCGGATCACCTGACACAGTCCAGGAGTTGACGGACCGTCGGAAACAGGAATGGCTCAGAGCCGGGCCGACCAGCGCACCCTGGTCCCGCGCCGGTCCGGTCCCGGCTCGTGCCAGGCCGCGCCGCCCAGGTTCTCGGCCCGCCGGCGCAGATTGGCCAGCCCGCTGCGGCGCCCGCCCTCGGGGATGCCCACGCCGTCGTCCGTGACGGTCAGCAGCACCCCGGGCCGGCCGGGCCGGACCGTCGCCTCCGGGTCGCCGGAGACCGGATGGCCCTGCGGGTCCAGGTAGACGGTGGTGTCCACCTCCACGCTCACCCGCGAGGCCCTGGCGTGCCGGGCCGTGTTGGAGAGCATCTCGCGCAGTGCGGCGAGCAGTTGACGGGCGGTCGCGTCGCCCACCAGGCTCTCGACCGGGCCGACGAAGGCCATCGAGGGCTTGAAGCCGAGCGCGGCCGCCGCCTGGCTGCCCTCGCGCAGCACCCGGGTCCGCAGGGTGTCCGGCTCGTCGCCGTGATCGTCGTGCTGGAGGGCGTAGATGGTGGTGCGGACCTCCTGGATGGTGGCGTCCAGCTCGTCCACCGCCGTGCCGAGCCGGACCTTGACCTCGGGCACCACGGCTCGGCGGGCCGCGCTCTCCAGCATCATGCCGGTGGCGAACAGCCGCTGGATCACCAGGTCGTGCAGGTCCCGGGCGATCCGGTCGCGGTCCTGGAAGACCGCCAGGCGCTGCTGGTCGCGCTGGCCCTCGGCGAGCCGCAGCGCCAGCGCGGCCTGCGAGGCGAAGGTGGCCGCGAGCTGCTTCTCGGACTCGGTGAACGGTCGCGCGCCGCGCTCGCGCCAGACCACCAGACCGCCCAGCACCCGGCCGGCGGCCACCATCGGCAGTGCCATCGACGGGCCGAAGTTGCGGGCCAGCCGCATCACCAGCTGCGGGTCCTGGGACATGTCGTCGATGAAGACGCTCTCGCCGTCCCGCAGCTGGGCCGCGTACCCGGCGCCCGGAACCAGCTCGCCGACCACGAACTCGGCGGCCTCGCCGGAGGCGTGCGAGACCCGCAGTCCCCCGTCGCCGGTCGGCAGCATGATCATCCCGAGCGCGGCGTCCGCCAGCTCCCGCACCTGCTCGGCCGCCACCGCGAGGGCGGCGTGCGCCTCGTCGGTGGAGAGCAGCGCGGTGGTGACGGCCGCCGCGCCGGCGATCCAGCGCTCCCGGCGGCGGCCCTCCTCGTACAGCCGGGAGTTCTCGATCGCCACCCCGGCCGCCGCCGCCAGCGCGTGCAGCACCTGCGCGTCCTCCGGTGTGAAGCCGCCGCCGCCGCGCTTCTCGGTCAGGTAGATGTTGCCGAAGACCTCGTCCCTGACCCTGATCGGCTCCCCCAGGAAGGAGCGCATCGGCGGATGGTGCGGGGGGAAACCGACCGAGCGCGGGTCCCCGGTCAGGTCGTCCAGGAGCAGCGGCTCCGGCTTCTCGATCAGCGCGCCCAGGATGCCCCGCCCCGCCGGCAGGTCGCCGATCCGGACCGCCGTCTCGTCGTCGATCCCCAGGTGGATGAAGTCGGACAGTCCGTGCCCGTCCGGCGAGATCACCCCGAGCGCCGCGTACCGGGCGTCCACCAGCTCGGCCGCGCCGGCCGCGATCCGCTCCAGGGTGGCGTGCAGGTCGAGCCCCGCACCGACCGAGACCACGGCCTCCAGCAGCCGCTGCATCCGGTCGGTGACGGCGGCCGCCGACTGGAGCCGCTCGGAGACCTCGGTGACCAGGGTGTCGAGGCCCAGCGAGGAGATCTCCGGGACGCGGTGCGGGGGCGGGGTGACGTCGCCCGGGGTGGCGTCGCTCGGAGTGGGCTCCATGTAAGAGAGCGTAGTTTGATCTGATTTGTTCCGCCGGGATCCGGCACCGCGGAAGCCGGGCGCGCCTCGAAGCCGTCAGCCGACCGCGGCTTCGAGCCGGTCGCCGGCCCGCTCGCGCTCCCACAGCTCACGCAGCCGACCGTCCTGGCGTGCCGTCAGCTCCGCCCAGCTCCCCCGCTCCGCCACCCGACCCGCGTCCAGCACCAGGATCTCGTCCACCGCCGCCTCGGCCAGGCCGGCCAAGCGGTGGGTGATCAGCAGGGTGGCGCGGTCGCTGGTGGCAGCGAGCAGGTCGGCGGTGAGGGCGTCGGCGGTGCGCAGGTCGAGGTGTTCGGCCGGCTCGTCGAGGATCAGCAGCGGGAAGTCCGCGAGCAGTGCGCGGGCCAGGGCGAGGCGCTGGCGCTGGCCGCCGGAGAGACGGGCACCGTGCTCGCCGACCATGGTGTCCAGGCCCTCGGGGAGGGTGTGCACCCAGTCGAGCAGGCGGGCGGCGCCGAGCGCCTCGTGCAGGTCGGTGTCGGTGGCGGTCGGGAGGGCCAGCCGGAGGTTCTCCCGCAGCGAGCTGTCGAAGACGTGGGCGTCCTGGGCGCACAGGCCGATCGCCCGGCGCACGTCGTCGCCGTCGAGCGCGCGGGTATCCACAGCCTGTGGACGGCCGGCCGCGAGGGTGACGCTGCCCGCCTCCTGGTCCAGCAGCCGCAGCAGCGTCAGGGCCAGGGTGGTCTTGCCCGAGCCGGACGGGCCGACCACGGCGACCCGGCGGCCGGCGGCCAGGTCGAGGTCGATGCCGTCCAGGGCCCAGGACAGCTGCCCGGGGTGACGGGCGCGCAGGCCGCGGACCGCGACCGGGAACGGGTCGGCGGGGAGCGGGGCGGGATAGGGAGGTCCCCCCGGCCGAAGGCTGGCGGAGGGCTCCGCCACCGGGTCGGGTGTGTCGCAGACCTCGGTGAGCCGCCCGGCGGCGGCCCGGCTGCGCTCACGCACCTGGACAGCCGCCGGCAGGCCGGCCACCGCCTCGAAGGCGGCGAGCGGAGTGAGGACGAGGACCGCCAGGCAGAGGCCGCCGAGCCGCCCGGCCGCCACCGCCTGCACGCCGACCAGCGCGCAGCCGGCGACCGTGAGGCCGGTGAGCAGCGCGGTCAGGCCGGCGCCGAGCGCGGTGGTCGCGGCGGAGCGGGCGGCGAGCGCGGTGAGGTTGCGGTCCGCCGCTCGTACGGCGGCCAGGCGGCGGGGGAGCGCCCCGGCGACGGTGAGCTCGGCGGTACCGGTGCAGGTGTCGACCACCGCGGTGGCGAGCGCCCCGCGGGCCGGGGCCTGCTGACGCTCCGTCCGGGAGGAGAGCCGGGCGGCGAGCAGCGGTACCCCGGCGCCGGCCAGCAGCAGCCCGAGCGCGAGCACGACGCCGGCGGCGGGGAGCAGGACCCCGAGCGCGGTGGCGGCGGCGAGCGAGACGGTGACCGCGACGGCGGCGGGCAGCCGCCAGCGCAGGTACCAGTCCTGCACGGAGTCGACGTCCGCGACCAGCCGGGAGAGCAGGTCGCCCCGCCGGAACGCGGGAAGCGCGGTGGGCGCGAGCCGCTCCAGACGCTGGTAGACGGTCACCCGCAGGCTGCCGAGGGTGCGCAGCACCGCGTCGTGCGAGACCAGGCGCTCGGCGTAGCGCAGCGCGCTGCGGCCGACCCCGAAGGCGCGCACCGCCGTGACGGCCATCATGAGGTAGAGCACCGGCGGCTGCGTCGAAGCCTTGGAGATCAACCACCCCGAGGTCGCCATCAGCGCCACCGCACACCCGAGCGCCAGCGAACCGAGCAGGACGGACAGCGCGAACCGACGGCGCGGGCGGCCGGCATCGGCGGTACGGAAGAGCCGGGTGAGCCGCCGCAGGGGCGAGGAGCCGTCGGCCGCCAGACCGGCCGCCTGATCGGGGGCGGCCACCGGATCGGTCGCCCTGGAGCCGGTCCGGGCGGCCGGGGTGAGCCTCGGGGCCGGCACGGCGCTGCGGGCGGGTGTGGATGTGGATGTGGGTGTGGGGAGCGGGCCCGGGGCGGGAAGGTGGAGGCGGCTGTCGGCCACGGCGAGCAGGGCGGGGCGGTGGGCGACCAGGAGGACCGTGCGCGCGGGGTCCGCCGCCAGGGCGCGCACCGCCTGCACCACCGCCGCCTCGCTCGCACCGTCGAGGTTCGCCGTCGGCTCGTCCAGGAGCAGCAGCGGACGGTCCGTCAGCAGCGCGCGGGCCAGCGCGAGCCGCTGCCGCTGCCCGGCCGACAGCCCGGCGCCGCCCTCCCCGAGGACCGTGTCCGGAGCGGCGAACGGCAGCGCCTGCGCCGCCGCCAGCGCGGCCCGCACCTCGGCGTCGGTGGCCGAGGGGCGCGCCAGGCGGACGTTCTCCGCGACCGTCCCCGCGAACAGGTGCGGGTGTTGCGGGACCCAGGCGATCTGCGCGCGCCAGCCGGCCGGGTCGAGCTCGGCGAGGTCGTGGCGCCGGCCGTCCGCGGCGAGCACGGTCACCGTCCCCGCGTCGGGCCGCACGAACCCCAGCAGCACCGCGAGCAGCGTGCTCTTGCCCGCCCCGCTGGGCCCGGTGAGCGCGGTGGTGCGGCCGGGCGCCAGGGTGAGCGAGGCGCCCGCGAGGGCCGGTGTGGTCCGTCCCGGGTGGGTGACCGTCACCTCGGAGACCGTCACCGTGGCCCCCGCCAGCGAGGGCGCCGGCACCGTCCCGACCCGGCCGACCGGCGTCTCCAGTACCGCGAAGACCTCCTCGGCCGCCGCCAGTCCCTCGGCGCTCGCGTGGTAGAGCGCGCCGACCTGACGCAGCGGCAGGTAGACCTCGGGGGCGAGGACCAGCACCAGCAGCCCGGTCTCCAGGTCGAGCGTCCCGTTCACCAGCCGGAAGCCGATCGACACCGCGACCAGCGCCACCGACAGGGTGGCGAGCAGTTCCAGCGCGAACGAGGAGACGAAGGCGAGCCGCAGCGTGCGCAGGGTGGCCCGCCGGTACTCGTCCGTGATCCGTCGGACGGCCTCGGCCTGTGCCTTGGCCCGGCCGAAGATCTTGAGGGTGGGCAGTCCGCCGACCACGTCCAGGAAGTGGTGCGAGAGCCGGGCCAGGGAGCGCCACTGGCGGTCCATCCGGCCCTGGGTGGCCCAGCCGATCAGCATCATGAAGAGCGGGATCAGCGGCAGCGTCCCGGCGATGATCGCCGCGCTCACCCAGTCCGCGCCGACGATCCGGGCGAGCAGCACCACCGGCACCACCACGGCGAGGGCGAGCTGCGGCAGGTACCGCGAGAAGTAGTCGTCCAGCGCGTCCACACCGCGGGTGGCGAGGGTGGTCAGTTCGCCGGTCCGCCGGCCGGCCAGGTAGCCGGGCCCGAGTGCGGTGGCGTGCTCGACCAGCCGTCCGCGCAGCCGCGACTTCACCCGGGCCACCGAACGGTGCGCCGCCAGTTCGGTGAGCCAGGCGACCACGGCCCGCCCGACCGCGACGGCGGCGAGCAGCGCCAGCGGCAGGGCCAGCGCACCGATCCCCTGCCCGCGTTGGAAGCAGCGCACCACGATCTCGGCGATCAGCGTGGCCTGGCAGAGCACCAGGACCGCGCCGGCGCCGCCGAGCAGCACGGAGCCGGCCAG from Kitasatospora azatica KCTC 9699 harbors:
- a CDS encoding YegP family protein, which codes for MGQGDGGRSGASARRGGFQIERATNGRYQWQLKAPNGRIVAVSAPVFESSDEAHRAVAVLRDEAAGLTARITHVRAGIGWIWVVPGPRGLPEARSSRAYERYATCQNAFRRFVALLERQLPLPDRP
- a CDS encoding HAD family hydrolase: MAAAVAIRTCEDGRVTQAAPRPRLIATDLDGTLLCHGGTVSARTAAALAAAEQAGLQVVFVTGRPPRWMQLLREHIGGHGVAICSNGGAVYDVRRELLLESFPLTPETARTVVELLRERLPGTAFAFEYPGGFSREPHYEVQMWGDAEPHTVAPAEELLADGRPTAGDGAGGNGGAGDGATASYKILAKHPALDPDTFLATARAIVGPLAEITRSSPIALLEISAPGVTKASTLARWCAEQGIDRTEVVAFGDMPNDLEMLAWAGDSYAVANAHPEVLAAVARHTVSNQEDGVALVIEQIVSSLSRTAR
- a CDS encoding TetR/AcrR family transcriptional regulator C-terminal domain-containing protein, which gives rise to MSSAMPEIPWHKARKTEARQPLSQEAIIDAGIRILDAEGLVGVTMRRVAQELGTGPASLYAHVSNKDELCDLMLERIAGEIRLPEQPDPARWKEQVKQICLEAQQVYSRHRDITVVSLGSIPVGANQLRITEFLFGLMLQAGIPDQVAAWALDGLGQLIDSDAYEGALYSSRFTPGTDVDAYFQQIKDYFSRLPKDRYPLLSSMADTMVDGGGDERFAFKLDVFLRGLESYIDKPAG
- a CDS encoding MFS transporter, translating into MADTLYRWRWVALFVILAAEVMDLLDSLVTNIAGPSIRADIGGGESLIQWLGAAYTLAMAIGLITGGRLGDIFGRKRMYLIGAVGFTLGSVACGLAQTPGQLIAARVVQGLLGAVMLPQGLGMLKEMFSEKEQAAAFGMFGPVMGLSTVGGPILAGWLVDADLWGSGWRMIFLINIPLGLFAIAGGIAFLPEWRSTRAVRLDLVGAILAAVGSALIVFPLVQGREHGWPAWAFVLIALSVAVFTCFAWFEARKSARGGDPLVEPSLFRKRGFSGGMALGLVFFSAMTGFWLTFSLYTQIGLHYSPFKAGLAGIPSSIGMVVAFIAAQAVLRFGRKVMHGGLLVMLLGVGGVILTLQLAGADVTPWQLAPALAVTGLGMGFVMAPFFDTVLASVEPHETGSASGTLTSVQQLGAALGTAILGTVFFERIKTSTFVRAEQFTLGVEIAMLAVVFLAIFLLPKHARPQETPDTESAEPEPQMQQALSG
- a CDS encoding MAB_1171c family putative transporter, translating into MTATRLLAEAAGPPPLSPAKLAVLALLWLVTVWRLPTAVRAPRTRALWTAFAGVTVLVTLGLPAVTRWVDATSGVHNLVVLIKHLIGLVACKATLTFAAETARPDLADRLRRPHRVVLLTAWAALIVSFSLLDQPTEVVDFYQAYPGSVAAACYALIVAGYLGASMAVGSWLFTTYARRAATRSLRCGLWVLALGTGAGFGYSVLRVCQILLNLADRPMFLAAGVLYAIEWSAIALVLLGSLIPTIGVAARGLRDWRTARRLAPLWSALTTAVPEVVLTARLGRGPRVRLHRLVIEIRDAALVLAPYADASHAEGPHVDADDALSEARWLRLACARRLAGHTPAHPVTAAPGTSFEELDFATETDRLLRLATAYASPAAARAQ
- a CDS encoding helix-turn-helix domain-containing protein → MSKREQAARRSIADRLDHLFREIHPAGRGPFSYHEVAQAIREQAGPDGPTVSHGTLQQIRTGTKTNPTVRTLEAIAAFFGVPTGYFLDDEVAERVDARVRELKAERADSRPEPADRDRAELADVLADSNVRAVAFRLAGLSPRALKGLRAIVDQVRAVEGLPDVGRSGHRR